The proteins below are encoded in one region of Elusimicrobiota bacterium:
- the pyrF gene encoding orotidine-5'-phosphate decarboxylase gives MELIVALDVDNISQAEKIVDLLKSDVKIFKVGSRLFTSEGPKIIDMINNRGCKVFLDLKYYDIPSVISDAVRIAGERKVFSLTVHTSGGSDMLKAVSQIKNRPLVWGVTVLTSFDENNLKGIGINKTVGEQVKDLAKLAKETGLDGVVCSPQEIDIVKKIGGLQIIVPGIRTEKDEKGDQKRTLTPKEAKEKGADYIVVGRPVIKSGNPLSSAKEILKEIA, from the coding sequence ATGGAACTAATTGTTGCTCTTGATGTTGATAATATTTCTCAGGCAGAAAAAATTGTTGACCTTTTGAAAAGTGACGTAAAGATATTCAAGGTGGGTTCACGGCTTTTTACTTCTGAAGGTCCAAAAATAATAGACATGATAAACAACAGGGGTTGTAAAGTGTTTCTTGATTTAAAATATTATGATATACCCAGTGTTATTTCCGATGCAGTAAGAATCGCAGGTGAAAGAAAAGTTTTTTCTCTGACGGTACACACTTCCGGCGGCAGCGATATGCTTAAGGCGGTTTCACAGATAAAAAACAGACCGCTTGTGTGGGGAGTAACAGTTCTTACAAGTTTTGATGAAAATAATTTAAAGGGAATTGGAATAAACAAGACAGTTGGCGAACAAGTAAAAGATTTAGCCAAATTGGCAAAAGAGACCGGACTTGATGGTGTTGTATGTTCACCGCAAGAAATAGACATAGTTAAAAAAATCGGCGGACTTCAGATTATCGTACCCGGTATCCGGACAGAAAAAGATGAAAAAGGCGACCAGAAAAGAACACTGACCCCAAAGGAAGCAAAAGAAAAAGGAGCCGATTATATCGTAGTCGGCAGGCCTGTAATAAAATCAGGTAACCCGTTATCGTCGGCAAAAGAAATATTAAAGGAAATAGCATGA
- a CDS encoding dihydroorotate dehydrogenase, with amino-acid sequence MVKIGNIKLKNPVMVASGTFGYGIECKDLVDLDKLGAIVTKTITLKPRLGNSQPRTFEVPYGIINTIGLQNVGLEIFLTEKLPELNKITRTPVIVSIAGEKESEYVEIARALNKENISGIEMNISCPNVKGRIISKYKVDTYKVVKSVRKNTKHTLIVKLSPDVTDIFEIAKSAEDAGADAVSLINTVPVLFFPQSHNPTIPQSPVFGGLSGPCIKHIGLKKVYEVSQSVKIPVIGIGGIMNVNDALDYFKAGAKAIQVGTGNLIDPNIPIRIIEKLKNHTNK; translated from the coding sequence ATGGTAAAAATTGGAAATATAAAACTTAAAAATCCTGTGATGGTTGCTTCCGGAACATTCGGGTATGGTATTGAATGCAAGGATTTAGTTGACTTGGATAAACTTGGTGCAATTGTTACTAAAACAATAACATTAAAACCAAGGTTAGGAAATTCACAGCCAAGAACTTTTGAAGTCCCGTATGGGATTATAAATACTATTGGATTGCAAAATGTCGGATTGGAAATATTTTTAACTGAAAAACTGCCGGAACTAAATAAAATTACCAGAACACCGGTTATTGTAAGCATAGCAGGGGAAAAAGAATCAGAATATGTAGAGATTGCAAGAGCATTGAATAAAGAAAATATATCCGGAATTGAAATGAACATTTCCTGTCCGAACGTAAAAGGAAGAATAATTTCAAAATATAAAGTTGATACTTACAAGGTCGTAAAGTCAGTCAGGAAGAATACAAAACATACTCTTATTGTAAAGCTATCGCCGGATGTTACAGATATTTTTGAAATTGCCAAATCGGCCGAAGATGCAGGTGCCGATGCCGTTTCTTTAATAAACACTGTCCCTGTTTTGTTTTTTCCACAATCTCACAATCCCACAATCCCACAATCTCCTGTGTTCGGCGGCTTGTCAGGTCCTTGCATAAAACATATAGGACTTAAAAAAGTATACGAAGTTTCTCAATCGGTAAAAATACCTGTAATCGGAATTGGCGGAATAATGAATGTAAATGACGCTTTAGATTATTTTAAAGCAGGTGCAAAAGCCATACAAGTTGGAACCGGTAATTTAATAGACCCAAATATACCGATAAGAATTATAGAAAAATTAAAGAATCACACGAATAAATAA
- a CDS encoding dihydroorotate dehydrogenase electron transfer subunit → MYQTNTKLISNKKLSGDFFLLTFTNPKISRNSKPGQFIMLKIDDEKTFLRRPFSICRTSNNTFDILFKVVGKGTEILSKAKRGDIFNILGPLGNGYTPLPTSHLPAKGLVEGFPLARQRFSGGLPVLVGGGTGVASLLFLAQSFALKNIKPVVFIGAKIKKDVMFENQFKKYGCKVIVSTEDGSYGKRGMISKFFSSYLIANPYSLSTVIYSCGPKPMLKEIAKISKKYNLKCFVSLEEKMACGIGTCMGCVVKIRRPMSNVQCPMSKVQNQEFEYKSVCKDGPVFDAEDIIW, encoded by the coding sequence TTGTATCAGACTAATACTAAATTAATTTCTAATAAAAAACTATCGGGGGATTTTTTTTTGCTTACTTTCACCAACCCAAAAATTTCCAGGAATTCAAAACCCGGTCAGTTCATTATGCTCAAAATAGATGATGAAAAAACGTTTTTGAGACGTCCTTTCAGTATTTGCAGAACAAGCAACAATACATTTGATATATTATTTAAAGTAGTCGGCAAAGGAACAGAAATATTATCGAAAGCCAAAAGAGGTGATATTTTCAACATCCTCGGTCCTCTTGGCAACGGCTATACTCCACTTCCTACTTCCCACTTGCCCGCCAAAGGTTTAGTGGAGGGCTTCCCACTTGCCCGCCAAAGGTTTAGTGGAGGGCTTCCTGTCTTAGTCGGCGGCGGTACCGGTGTAGCTTCACTTTTGTTCCTTGCTCAATCATTTGCACTTAAAAATATAAAACCTGTAGTATTTATCGGTGCCAAAATCAAAAAAGATGTAATGTTTGAAAATCAATTTAAAAAATACGGCTGCAAAGTTATAGTTTCCACAGAAGACGGTTCTTACGGCAAGAGAGGTATGATATCTAAATTTTTTAGTTCTTACCTAATAGCTAACCCCTATTCCCTATCTACTGTCATTTATTCCTGCGGTCCCAAACCAATGCTTAAAGAAATAGCAAAAATATCAAAAAAATATAATTTAAAATGTTTTGTTTCCCTTGAAGAAAAAATGGCATGCGGTATAGGGACTTGCATGGGATGTGTAGTAAAAATACGGCGTCCGATGTCCAATGTCCAATGTCCAATGTCTAAAGTTCAGAATCAAGAGTTTGAATACAAAAGTGTTTGTAAGGACGGGCCTGTTTTTGATGCGGAAGATATAATATGGTAA
- a CDS encoding dihydroorotase produces MKLLILNGIVCDPANKFNQKADVLVENGKIISVGKISKNKSNVKVIDAKGKIVVPGLIDIHTHLREPGREDEETIKSGTRAASMGGFTTVCAMANTQPVVDSVSGVKFILATAKQEGVINVFPVGAITKGSNGVELAEIGKMKGAGVIAISDDGRPVMNANIMRRALEYTKMLDLTLISHCEDTNLSANGEINEGYISTVLGLKGIPKQAEEIMVARDIALCELTGGRLHIAHISTRHSVELVREAKKRGINVTAETAPHYFSLTDEYVKETDYNTNTKMNPPLRTKEDVKAICEGLADGTINCIASDHAPHLAEEKEQEFKLAPFGIIGLETVLPLVITNLVNKKIISLNDAISKLTCNPAKALGLKKGSMSAGSDADITIIDLNKTKIIEKFESKCKNSPFIGMKLSGFATTTIVAGKVIVDGGQIVSD; encoded by the coding sequence GTGAAATTATTAATTCTTAATGGAATTGTTTGTGATCCTGCAAATAAGTTTAATCAGAAAGCGGACGTTCTTGTAGAGAACGGTAAAATAATTTCTGTAGGTAAAATTTCCAAAAACAAGTCAAATGTAAAAGTAATTGATGCAAAAGGAAAAATCGTAGTACCCGGATTAATTGATATTCATACACATTTAAGAGAACCGGGCAGGGAAGATGAGGAAACAATAAAATCAGGAACACGGGCAGCATCAATGGGCGGATTTACGACAGTTTGTGCGATGGCTAATACTCAGCCTGTAGTAGATTCCGTGTCCGGTGTAAAATTTATATTGGCGACAGCTAAACAAGAAGGAGTAATAAATGTTTTTCCGGTAGGTGCAATAACGAAAGGCAGTAACGGCGTAGAACTTGCTGAAATAGGAAAAATGAAAGGTGCGGGAGTTATAGCAATTTCAGATGACGGCAGACCTGTTATGAATGCCAATATAATGAGAAGAGCGTTGGAATATACAAAAATGCTGGATCTTACATTGATTTCGCATTGCGAAGATACGAACTTATCTGCAAACGGTGAGATTAATGAAGGATATATTTCAACAGTTCTTGGACTTAAGGGAATTCCAAAACAGGCAGAAGAGATTATGGTTGCAAGAGATATAGCACTTTGCGAACTTACAGGGGGCAGGTTGCATATTGCACATATTTCAACAAGACATTCCGTAGAACTTGTAAGAGAAGCGAAAAAAAGAGGGATAAATGTTACGGCAGAAACTGCTCCGCATTATTTCTCGCTTACTGACGAATATGTAAAAGAAACTGATTATAATACAAATACAAAAATGAATCCGCCTCTTCGGACCAAAGAAGACGTGAAGGCAATTTGTGAAGGACTTGCTGACGGGACAATAAATTGCATTGCTTCCGACCATGCTCCGCATTTAGCCGAAGAAAAAGAACAAGAATTTAAGCTTGCACCTTTTGGTATCATTGGGTTAGAAACAGTTCTTCCTTTGGTCATAACAAATCTTGTTAATAAAAAAATAATTTCACTAAATGATGCTATATCCAAATTAACATGCAATCCGGCAAAAGCACTCGGGTTAAAAAAAGGCAGCATGTCAGCCGGTAGCGATGCAGATATTACAATAATTGATTTAAACAAGACCAAAATTATAGAAAAATTTGAATCAAAATGTAAAAATTCGCCTTTTATAGGAATGAAGTTAAGCGGTTTTGCAACGACTACTATAGTAGCAGGAAAAGTAATTGTAGATGGAGGGCAGATTGTATCAGACTAA
- a CDS encoding aspartate carbamoyltransferase catalytic subunit: MKLKQKDLLGLEYLSKEEIELILQTAKPFKQLFTRTVKKVPTLRGKTVVLLFYEVSTRTRTSFELAAKRLSADTVNINVASSSVVKGESLIDTAKTIEALKADFVIIRHSMSGAAHIIAKTISASIINAGDGMHEHPTQGLLDMFTIMEKKGKIKGLNVAIIGDISHSRVAKSNIWGLNKLGANVFVIGPSTMIPMEVEKMNVEVHHDISKIIHKLDVINILRIQKERQEQHLFPTLEEYSELFGINSGKLSNAKKDLLILHPGPMNRGIEISSSIADSKNSVITEQVTNGVAVRMAVLYLLAGGDGGQGEIINS, translated from the coding sequence ATGAAACTTAAACAGAAGGATTTGTTAGGACTCGAGTATCTATCCAAGGAAGAGATAGAGCTTATTCTTCAAACTGCAAAACCATTCAAACAACTTTTTACGAGAACTGTAAAAAAGGTACCTACATTGAGAGGTAAAACGGTTGTTCTCCTTTTTTATGAAGTGTCAACAAGAACAAGGACATCTTTTGAACTTGCTGCAAAGCGGTTAAGTGCTGATACTGTAAATATAAACGTAGCTTCCTCGTCTGTTGTTAAGGGTGAATCACTTATAGATACTGCAAAGACGATTGAAGCGTTAAAAGCCGACTTCGTTATTATCAGGCATAGCATGTCAGGTGCTGCACATATTATTGCAAAAACAATATCCGCCTCTATTATAAATGCAGGTGACGGGATGCATGAACACCCTACCCAGGGACTTTTAGACATGTTTACTATAATGGAAAAGAAGGGGAAAATAAAAGGTCTGAATGTTGCAATTATCGGAGACATTTCACATTCAAGAGTTGCCAAATCAAATATTTGGGGATTAAATAAATTGGGAGCTAATGTGTTTGTAATTGGACCGTCAACTATGATACCAATGGAAGTTGAAAAGATGAACGTTGAAGTTCATCACGATATTTCAAAAATTATTCATAAATTGGATGTAATAAATATTTTAAGAATACAAAAGGAAAGACAGGAACAGCATCTTTTCCCTACGCTTGAGGAATATAGCGAACTTTTCGGGATTAATTCCGGTAAATTAAGCAATGCTAAAAAAGATCTTTTAATATTACATCCCGGTCCTATGAACAGAGGTATTGAAATATCGTCAAGCATTGCCGATAGTAAAAATTCGGTAATTACAGAACAGGTTACAAACGGGGTTGCGGTAAGAATGGCAGTTCTTTATTTACTAGCAGGTGGAGACGGAGGTCAAGGTGAAATTATTAATTCTTAA
- the pyrR gene encoding bifunctional pyr operon transcriptional regulator/uracil phosphoribosyltransferase PyrR produces MKLVYKKVIMNDKEVEKTLKRLVHEIIEKTNGIENLVFVGLQTRGVYLSKRIVAELKKITKKTVPLGILDITLYRDDISSISRQPVVKETKIPFDVTGKDVILIDDVLYTGRTVRAAIDEIIDFGRPRTIKLAVLIDRGGRELPIQPDFIGKYFPISKEELICVNLKEIDNEDNIVLKEKR; encoded by the coding sequence ATGAAACTTGTTTATAAAAAAGTTATAATGAATGACAAGGAAGTAGAAAAAACTTTGAAACGGCTTGTTCATGAGATTATTGAAAAAACAAACGGGATTGAAAATCTGGTTTTTGTAGGACTTCAGACAAGGGGAGTTTATTTATCAAAAAGGATAGTTGCCGAGTTAAAAAAAATTACAAAAAAAACAGTTCCGCTCGGGATTTTGGATATTACGCTTTACAGGGATGATATTAGCTCTATTTCCCGGCAGCCGGTAGTAAAAGAAACAAAAATACCGTTTGATGTAACAGGTAAAGATGTTATTCTTATTGATGATGTTCTTTATACCGGAAGAACAGTCAGGGCTGCGATTGATGAAATAATTGATTTTGGGCGTCCCAGGACAATAAAGCTTGCAGTTCTTATAGACCGCGGCGGACGTGAATTGCCTATACAACCTGATTTTATCGGTAAATATTTCCCGATTTCTAAAGAAGAACTTATATGTGTAAATTTAAAAGAGATAGATAACGAAGATAACATTGTATTGAAGGAGAAGAGATGA
- the purE gene encoding 5-(carboxyamino)imidazole ribonucleotide mutase — translation MKNPLVSIVMGSDSDLPQMKHCAEALEFFKIPYEMTIMSAHRSPEKVRLYSKNLTKKGIKVIIAGAGGAAHLPGVIASFTVVPVIGVPMKTETLLGVDSLYSIVQMPKGIPVATVSIGEMGAYNAAILAVEILALKDLEIRRNLLNYRKDLANGISKKALKLKKVGYKRYRA, via the coding sequence ATGAAAAATCCATTAGTAAGTATCGTAATGGGGAGTGATTCTGATCTTCCACAGATGAAGCATTGTGCAGAAGCTCTTGAGTTTTTTAAGATACCATATGAAATGACTATCATGTCCGCTCACAGGTCACCGGAAAAAGTGAGATTATATTCAAAAAATCTTACTAAGAAGGGAATTAAAGTTATTATTGCCGGAGCAGGCGGTGCAGCTCATCTTCCTGGAGTTATTGCGTCTTTTACGGTAGTTCCTGTTATTGGTGTTCCGATGAAAACAGAAACGCTTTTAGGGGTTGATTCCCTTTATTCAATTGTTCAGATGCCGAAGGGTATTCCGGTTGCAACTGTTTCAATCGGAGAAATGGGCGCTTATAATGCGGCAATTCTTGCAGTTGAGATATTAGCATTAAAAGATTTGGAAATTAGAAGAAATCTTTTAAATTACAGAAAAGACCTTGCAAATGGTATTTCCAAAAAAGCGTTAAAACTTAAAAAAGTCGGATATAAGAGGTATAGAGCATGA
- the purD gene encoding phosphoribosylamine--glycine ligase, translated as MNILVIGSGGREHAIIWKLKQSKHIKKIFCIPGNGGISQIAECAKIDILDFKKISEFVINNKVDITVVGPELPLSEGIVDYFKTKKLDIFGPDKKSSQLEASKVFAKRFMKKYNIPTASFEVFNKCEDAIKYLNTPPEVDSCVIKADGLAAGKGVFVCNTRTEAEEAIKKIMLDKVFGDAGKEVIIEEKLRGLEVSLIAFCDGKTILPLIQSQDHKRVNDLDKGPNTGGMGAYAPVKIVNSKDIKKIFDNFLNGIKSESLNFKGIIYAGIMLTGAGPKVLEFNVRFGDPETQAILPLLKTDLLDLIILTIDGNLDACKIKYNEGYCVSVVITSGGYPGKYEVGKEIYGISNVEDAVVFHSGTKYENKKYYTNGGRVLNVSAVDSSLENAIIKVYESIKVIKFENMHFRKDIAKKGLSGGLTI; from the coding sequence ATGAACATTTTGGTTATAGGTTCAGGCGGAAGAGAACACGCGATTATTTGGAAATTGAAGCAATCAAAACATATAAAGAAGATTTTCTGTATTCCCGGTAATGGTGGGATTTCCCAGATTGCAGAATGTGCTAAAATAGACATACTGGATTTTAAAAAAATATCCGAGTTTGTTATTAATAATAAAGTGGATATAACTGTTGTTGGTCCTGAACTTCCGCTTTCAGAAGGTATTGTTGATTATTTTAAAACTAAGAAACTGGATATTTTTGGTCCTGATAAAAAATCATCCCAGCTTGAGGCGAGCAAGGTCTTTGCAAAAAGATTCATGAAGAAATATAATATTCCGACAGCATCATTTGAAGTTTTTAATAAATGCGAAGATGCCATAAAATATCTCAATACTCCGCCGGAAGTCGATTCTTGTGTCATCAAGGCGGATGGGCTTGCGGCAGGTAAAGGTGTTTTTGTATGTAACACAAGAACTGAGGCTGAAGAAGCGATAAAAAAAATAATGTTAGATAAGGTTTTTGGTGATGCCGGTAAAGAGGTCATTATTGAAGAAAAACTAAGAGGGCTGGAAGTATCGCTAATTGCTTTTTGTGACGGCAAAACTATCTTACCTTTGATACAGTCACAGGACCATAAGCGGGTCAATGATTTAGATAAGGGACCAAATACCGGCGGTATGGGAGCATATGCTCCGGTAAAGATTGTAAATTCTAAAGATATAAAAAAGATATTTGACAATTTTTTAAATGGAATAAAAAGCGAATCGCTTAATTTCAAGGGTATAATTTATGCGGGAATAATGTTAACAGGTGCCGGTCCGAAAGTTTTAGAGTTTAATGTTCGCTTTGGCGATCCTGAAACACAGGCAATACTCCCGTTATTGAAAACTGATTTGCTGGATTTAATAATATTAACTATTGACGGTAATCTTGACGCGTGTAAAATTAAATATAATGAAGGTTATTGTGTATCTGTTGTTATTACATCAGGCGGTTATCCGGGCAAATATGAAGTAGGAAAAGAAATTTACGGTATAAGTAATGTAGAAGATGCTGTTGTTTTTCACTCCGGCACGAAATATGAAAATAAAAAATATTATACAAATGGCGGCAGAGTATTAAATGTTTCAGCAGTGGATTCATCTTTAGAAAATGCAATTATAAAAGTTTATGAAAGCATTAAAGTAATTAAATTTGAAAATATGCATTTCCGCAAAGACATAGCTAAAAAGGGATTATCAGGAGGACTAACAATATGA
- the purQ gene encoding phosphoribosylformylglycinamidine synthase I yields MKKVNVVVLKTAGTNNDAETYQGFKLAGANPEIVHINKFLSKEKKFSDYKILAIPGGFSYGDDISAGKIFANKLKYKLKNEITKFAEQGNLIIGICNGFQVLVKAGLLPFLDGEQSVTLTYNDCGKFECRWIYLKIVRSPMSGVRCLWTKDLPDIIQLPIAHGEGKFVCSDETVELLEKNSQIAIKYVDEFGEEKGFPYNPNGSIKNIAGIVNTQGNIFGLMPHPERFVSSYLNPFWTRKKNIEPYGLCILKNAVNYAKKNL; encoded by the coding sequence ATGAAAAAAGTTAATGTGGTTGTTTTAAAAACAGCAGGAACAAATAATGACGCTGAAACATATCAGGGGTTCAAGCTTGCCGGTGCAAACCCTGAAATTGTGCATATAAATAAATTTTTAAGTAAAGAAAAGAAATTCTCTGATTATAAGATACTTGCAATTCCCGGTGGTTTTTCATATGGCGACGATATCTCTGCCGGTAAGATATTTGCGAACAAGTTAAAATACAAACTAAAAAATGAAATAACGAAGTTTGCAGAGCAAGGGAATCTTATTATAGGTATTTGTAATGGTTTCCAGGTTTTAGTAAAAGCAGGACTTCTTCCTTTTTTAGACGGGGAACAGTCGGTAACTCTTACATATAATGACTGCGGAAAATTCGAGTGCAGGTGGATTTATTTAAAAATAGTCAGGAGTCCCATGTCTGGTGTCCGATGTCTTTGGACAAAAGACCTGCCTGATATAATTCAACTGCCTATTGCGCATGGTGAGGGAAAATTTGTTTGTAGCGATGAAACGGTTGAGTTGTTAGAAAAGAATTCTCAGATTGCCATTAAATATGTTGATGAATTTGGCGAAGAGAAAGGTTTTCCGTATAATCCGAACGGTTCAATTAAAAACATTGCAGGAATTGTAAATACTCAGGGTAATATATTCGGGTTGATGCCGCATCCTGAAAGATTTGTATCGAGCTATCTTAATCCTTTTTGGACAAGAAAAAAAAATATTGAACCATATGGACTTTGTATTCTTAAAAATGCCGTAAATTACGCAAAAAAGAATTTATAA
- a CDS encoding CTP synthase, translating into MRKVIFVTGGVVSSLGKGITTASIGVLLKSRGIKINVLKLDPYLNVDPGTMSPYQHGEVYVTEDGAETDLDLGYYERFLDINMSKINNATAGQIYESVLRKEREGAYLGKTIQVIPHVTNEIKSRIRKVIETAEVTIVEIGGTVGDIEGLPFLEAIRQFKIDIGRENVLYIHLTLIPYIKAAEELKTKPTQQSVGKLREIGIEPDIIIARTEKSLNEDIKAKISLFCNVSREAVIEEKDVGAGNIYAIPLILKEQKLDEIILRYLRIKPKKHNLKDWQELVESKKNFKKEVEIAIAGKYIGVKDAYKSICSALLHAGFPNKTNIKIKFVDVENKLLNSELKTADGIILPGGFGDRGIEGKIKVAEYARKNKIPFLGICLGMQCAVIEFARNVCRLENANSTEFNPKTKYPVIDLLLQQKQVKMKGGTMRLGSYPCDLNQNTISYSSYKKKNISERHRHRYEFNNKYIKILTSRGFVIAGKHNGLIEIIEIKNHPWFVATQFHPEFKSRPLNPHPLFAGLVREALVNANKKKINIRKHSKKENINIREYSR; encoded by the coding sequence ATTAGAAAAGTTATTTTTGTTACAGGTGGCGTTGTTTCATCGTTAGGCAAGGGAATTACCACGGCGTCTATCGGGGTCCTTCTTAAAAGCAGAGGAATTAAAATAAATGTTTTGAAATTAGACCCGTACCTGAATGTTGACCCGGGAACGATGAGTCCCTATCAGCACGGTGAAGTATATGTCACTGAAGACGGCGCTGAGACTGATTTAGATTTGGGTTATTATGAAAGGTTTTTAGACATAAATATGTCTAAAATAAACAATGCTACGGCAGGGCAAATTTATGAATCGGTTTTAAGAAAAGAAAGAGAAGGTGCTTATTTAGGAAAAACAATACAGGTAATCCCGCATGTTACGAATGAAATAAAATCCAGGATACGAAAAGTAATTGAAACTGCAGAAGTTACGATTGTGGAAATAGGCGGGACTGTCGGAGATATAGAAGGTCTTCCGTTTTTAGAGGCGATAAGACAATTCAAAATAGATATCGGAAGAGAGAATGTATTATACATACACCTTACATTAATTCCATATATAAAAGCGGCTGAGGAATTAAAAACAAAACCGACACAACAATCAGTCGGAAAGTTAAGAGAGATTGGCATAGAACCCGATATAATAATAGCAAGAACGGAAAAATCGCTGAATGAGGACATAAAAGCAAAAATATCTTTGTTCTGTAATGTCAGCCGTGAAGCAGTAATTGAAGAAAAAGACGTAGGTGCAGGAAATATTTATGCAATACCGCTTATTTTAAAAGAACAGAAACTGGATGAAATAATTTTGAGATATCTAAGGATTAAGCCTAAAAAACACAATTTAAAAGACTGGCAGGAATTAGTTGAAAGTAAGAAAAATTTCAAAAAGGAAGTAGAAATTGCCATAGCCGGGAAATACATCGGGGTAAAGGATGCATATAAAAGTATTTGCTCGGCATTGTTGCATGCCGGTTTCCCTAATAAAACAAATATAAAAATAAAATTTGTTGATGTGGAAAATAAATTATTAAATTCTGAACTGAAGACAGCTGACGGTATAATCCTGCCGGGAGGGTTTGGTGATAGGGGTATTGAAGGTAAAATAAAAGTTGCTGAATATGCAAGGAAAAACAAAATCCCTTTTTTGGGAATATGCCTCGGAATGCAGTGTGCTGTTATTGAGTTTGCAAGAAATGTATGCAGATTAGAAAATGCAAACAGTACCGAATTTAATCCAAAAACCAAATATCCTGTAATTGATTTATTGCTGCAGCAAAAACAAGTTAAGATGAAAGGCGGTACAATGCGGCTGGGAAGTTATCCTTGTGATTTGAATCAAAATACGATTTCATATAGTTCATATAAAAAGAAAAATATTTCTGAAAGACACAGGCACCGCTACGAATTTAATAATAAATACATTAAAATATTAACATCGCGAGGTTTTGTGATTGCCGGCAAGCATAATGGTCTTATTGAAATTATAGAAATAAAAAATCACCCATGGTTTGTTGCTACCCAGTTTCATCCTGAATTCAAATCAAGACCGCTAAATCCTCATCCGTTATTTGCCGGTCTTGTGAGGGAAGCGCTAGTAAACGCGAATAAGAAGAAAATTAATATTCGCAAACATTCAAAAAAGGAAAATATTAATATTCGCGAATATTCGCGTTAG